A section of the Pochonia chlamydosporia 170 chromosome 2, whole genome shotgun sequence genome encodes:
- a CDS encoding chitin synthase D (similar to Aspergillus terreus NIH2624 XP_001210537.1) — MAVTIGDWPLSDVVYTIIVGLLMLMACLEWFLWLAAFMYCLVKVFGKAEHWSIRVLCLVIGSAFVLLRCIFLPIMIVTLPLPRAIASLWPETLTSFLQWFAFWSFSILLTVPWLFCIYQLVTNHLGRTKRIKRVLDDYTAPKVVVVMPCYREEPNVLVSAVDSVVECDYPATCIHVFLSFDGEQVDELYLNTLDLLGIPTTLDSYPNCIDVIYKGVRVTVSRFTHGGKRQCQKSTFELIDRVYAEYIKQNDNIFILFIDSDCILDRVCLQNFVYDMELSPGNSRKMLAMTGVITSTTKKHSIITLLQDMEYIHGQLFERTVESGCGSVTCLPGALTMLRFSAFRRMAKYYFADKAEECDDLFDYAKCHLGEDRWLTHLFMIGAKQRYQIQMCTSAFCKTEAVQTYASLVKQRRRWFLGFITNEVCMLTDWRLWKRYPALILVRFMQNTIRTTALLFFVMVLALLTTTAKVRNLPVGFMAVSLGLNWLLMLYFGAKLKRFKIWFYPLMFVLNPVFNWYYMVYGILTAGQRTWGGPRADAAAADMHTTAREAAEKAERQGDELNVVPETFKPAKEARRAARESQVSGVSIGRKRSVVRPPDAIDGQFFGPQNARNTLYANRRRLQQSEPISEQFNLDMEGAVSYGADGDAYMSDEDKRKYAIAHQARRQRLEESSETSTGFLTRHPRDFQAGRIYKEDNRADCVGIAL; from the exons ATGGCCGTCACCATTGGGGACTGGCCGCTCAGTGAT GTCGTATATACCATCATTGTTGGCCTGCTCATGCTGATGGCCTGTCTTGAGTGGTTTCTTTGGCTCGCAGCATTCATGTACTGCCTCGTCAAGGTGTTTGGAAAGGCGGAGCATTGGTCTATTCGGGTTCTATGTCTAGTCATTGGCTCTGCTTTCGTTTTGCTTCG ATGTATTTTTCTTCCTATAATGATTGTCACcttgcctctgcctcgtGCGATAGCAAGCTTGTGGCCAGAGACTCTCACGTCCTTTTTGCAGTGGTTTGCGTTTTGGAGCTTTTCAATATTGCTCACTGTTCCATGGCTGTTTTGCATATACCAGCTGGTCACCAACCACTTGGGACGCACAAAACGAATAAAACGAGTTCTCGATGACTATACAGCCCCCAAAGTCGTCGTTGTTATGCCATGCTATCGCGAGGAGCCGAATGTCCTCGTCAGCGCCGTTGACTCTGTAGTTGAATGTGACTATCCTGCCACATGCATTCACGTCTTCCTGTCTTTTGATGGAGAGCAGGTTGATGAGTTGTACCTCAACACACTAGACTTGCTGGGGATACCGACCACCCTCGACTCGTATCCTAATTGCATTGATGTCATCTACAAAGGTGTTCGGGTTACGGTGTCGAGGTTTACTCACGGTGGCAAGAGGCAATGCCAAAAGTCCACGTTTGAACTCATTGATCGCGTTTATGCAGAGTACATCAAGCAAAacgacaacatcttcatcttgtttATCGACTCAGACTGCATTCTTGACAGAGTCTGTCTCCAGAATTTTGTGTACGACATGGAGCTCAGTCCTGGAAATTCCAGAAAAATGCTGGCTATGACCGGAGTGATCACGTCGACCACCAAGAAACACAGCATTATTACCCTGCTTCAGGACATGGAGTATATTCACGGGCAACTATTTGAGCGCACCGTTGAATCTGGCTGCGGATCCGTAACGTGCCTTCCAGGGGCGTTAACAATGCTTCGCTTCTCAGCCTTTCGAAGAATGGCCAAATATTACTTTGCTGACAAGGCTGAGGAATGCGACGACCTGTTCGACTACGCCAAATGCCACCTTGGTGAGGATCGATGGCTCACGCATCTCTTCATGATAGGAGCCAAGCAACGTTATCAAATTCAGATGTGTACCTCGGCTTTCTGCAAGACTGAGGCAGTCCAAACTTACGCATCTCTGGTCAAGCAGCGTCGTCGATGGTTTCTTGGCTTCATAACAAACGAGGTATGTATGCTAACTGACTGGAGGCTATGGAAGAGATATCCCGCATTGATATTAGTGCGATTTATGCAAAATACGATTCGAACCACGGCACTTTTGTTTTTCGTAATGGTTCTGGCTCTCTTGACCACTACGGCCAAAGTGCGCAACCTGCCCGTAGGATTCATGGCTGTCTCCCTGGGGTTAAACTGGCTTCTGATGCTATACTTTGGCGCAAAGCTGAAGAGGTTCAAGATATGGTTTTATCCTCTCATGTTCGTACTAAATCCCGTCTTTAACTGGTACTATATGGTGTATGGAATTTTGACAGCTGGGCAACGAACGTGGGGAGGACCACGAGCGGACGCTGCAGCTGCCGACATGCACACAACTGCCAGAGAAGCAGCTGAGAAAGCAGAGAGACAAGGTGACGAGTTGAACGTTGTTCCTGAGACGTTCAAGCCAGCAAAGGAGGCTAGAAGGGCCGCCCGTGAGAGCCAAGTATCTGGTGTCTCAATTGGCCGCAAGCGAAGTGTTGTGCGTCCCCCGGATGCTATCGATGGACAATTCTTTGGCCCTCAAAACGCCAGGAATACTCTTTACGCCAATAGACGACGTCTTCAGCAAAGTGAGCCCATTTCCGAACAATTCAacctggacatggaagggGCGGTGTCCTACGGTGCCGATGGTGACGCCTATATGAGTGATGAAGATAAGAGGAAATACGCCATAGCTCACCAGGCCCGGAGACAGCGACTGGAAGAAAGTTCTGAAACGAGTACCGGGTTTCTAACGAGGCATCCCCGAGATTTCCAGGCGGGTCGGATCTACAAGGAGGACAATCGGGCTGATTGCGTGGGAATTGCCTTATGA
- a CDS encoding heat shock protein Hsp88 (similar to Aspergillus terreus NIH2624 XP_001210539.1) produces the protein MSVVGVDFGSLSTVVAVARNRGVDVITNEVSNRSTPSMVAFGSKTRFIGEGAKTQEITNLKNTVSCLKRLAGRSFNDPDVKIEQQFITAPLVDINGQVGVEVSYLGKTERFTSTQLVASYLSKIKQIATAELKIPVSDLCMSVPPWFSDVQRRALLDAAEIAGLKVLRLINDTTAAALGWGITKLDLPTPEEKPRRVCFVDIGYSNYTCSVVEFKKGELAVKGTAWDRSFGGRDFDKALVDHLAKEFKGKYKLDIYSHPRALARTVAAAEKNKKILSSNQQASVNIESLMNDVDVAATISRAEFEAMAEPLLSRVHEPLEQALAQAKLTKEDIDFIEIIGGGSRIPAVKERIQAFFGKPLSYTMNADEAIARGCAFSCAILSPVFRVRDFSVQDIISYPIEFAWEKAADIPDEDTSLTVFNKGNVLPSTKILTFYRKQPFDLEARYAKPEDLPGKQNPWIGRFSVKGVKAEGEDEFMICKLKARVNIHGILNVENGYYVEDQEVEEEIKDDEKEDGEKKDPDAMDTDKKEDAPKRTRKVKKQVRKGDLPISSGTSSLDAAQKLSFGEKETEMVMADKLVADTEEKKNELETFIYDLRAKLDEQYADLASDEEKSNIKAKLEVAEEWLYDEGDDTTKAVYIAKLDELRALAGPVIQRHFEKVEAERRAVQERAEAEQAAKRAAEDEARKAAEAEKAAQQASNDEEMKDADGAQPESEQSADPK, from the exons ATGAGCGTCGTTG GTGTTGATTTCGGATCCCTCTCAACGGTGGTCGCTGTCGCCCGAAAccgtggtgttgatgtg ATCACCAATGAGGTTTCCAACAGATCCACCCC TTCCATGGTTGCATTCGGCTCCAAAACTCGCTTCATCGGTGAGGGTGCCAAAACGCAGGAGATCACCAATCTTAAGAACACAGTGAGCTGCTTGAAACGCCTGGCCGGCCGATCGTTCAACGACCCCGATGTCAAAATTGAGCAGCAGTTCATTACCGCCCCTCTTGTTGATATCAATGGGCAGGTTGGTGTCGAGGTGTCTTACCTCGGCAAGACTGAGAGGTTCACTTCAACTCAACTCGTTGCTAGTTACTTGAGCAAAATCAAGCAAATTGCCACTGCAGAGCTCAAGATCCCGGTTTCGGATCTCTGCATGAGCGTTCCTCCATGGTTCTCCGATGTTCAGCGTCGAGCgctgcttgatgctgctgaaatTGCCGGCTTGAAGGTCCTTcgcctcatcaacgacacTACCGCCGCTGCTCTTGGTTGGGGTATTACGAAACTCGACCTCCCCACCCCGGAGGAAAAGCCTCGCCGTGTGTGCTTTGTCGACATTGGATATTCCAACTATACTTGCTCTGTCGTCGAATTTAAGAAAGGAGAGCTCGCCGTCAAGGGTACTGCCTGGGACCGCAGCTTTGGAGGTCGCGACTTTGACAAAGCCCTTGTTGATCACCTTGCCAAGGAGTTCAAGGGCAAGTACAAGCTCGACATCTACTCTCACCCCCGAGCCTTGGCCCGCACTGTCGCCGCCGctgagaagaacaaaaagatTCTGTCTTCTAACCAGCAGGCTtctgtcaacattgaatcgCTCATGAACGATGTCGACGTTGCTGCCACGATTTCCCGTGCAGAGTTTGAGGCTATGGCTGAACCTCTCCTTAGCCGTGTCCACGAGCCACTGGAGCAGGCTCTTGCGCAGGCGAAGCTCACCAAGGAGGATATCGATTTCATCGAGATTATCGGTGGTGGCTCTCGTATTCCCGCCGTCAAAGAGCGAATCCAGGCCTTTTTCGGGAAGCCTCTGTCATATACAATGAATGCAGACGAGGCCATTGCCCGTGGTTGTGCTTTCAGCTGTGCTATTCTGTCACCAGTGTTCCGTGTTCGCGACTTCTCCGTCCAGGATATCATCAGCTATCCCATAGAGTTCGCCTGGGAGAAAGCCGCCGACATTCCCGACGAAGATACCAGCTTGACCGTCTTCAACAAGGGCAATGTCCTTCCATCCACTAAGATCTTAACCTTTTACCGCAAACAGCCCTTCGATCTCGAGGCTCGCTACGCCAAGCCCGAAGACCTGCCTGGCAAGCAGAACCCCTGGATTGGTCGGTTCTCTGTCAAGGGTGTAAAAGCcgagggcgaggacgagTTCATGATTTGCAAACTCAAGGCTCGCGTCAATATCCACGGTATCCTCAATGTTGAGAACGGCTATTATGTTGAGGATCAAGAAGTCGAGGAAGAGATCAAGGACGACGAAAaggaggatggcgagaagaAAGACCCCGAC GCCATGGATACCGATAAGAAAGAGGACGCGCCTAAAAGGACCAGGAAAGTGAAGAAACAGGTCCGAAAGGGAGATTTGCCCATCTCCAGTGGCACTTCCTCTTTGGATGCCGCACAAAAGCTTTCGTTTGGCGAGAAGGAAACTGAAATGGTCATGGCAGACAAGCTTGTCGCTGACacagaggaaaagaagaatgagTTGGAAACGTTCATCTACGACCTTCGTGCCAAGCTTGACGAACAGTACGCCGACTTGGCcagcgacgaggagaagTCAAATatcaaggccaagttggaagtCGCCGAG GAATGGCTGTATGACGAGGGGGACGATACCACCAAGGCCGTCTATATTGCAAAGCTTGATGAGCTGAGAGCCTTGGCTGGGCCCGTTATTCAGCGTCACTTCGAAAAGGTCGAGGCCGAAAGACGTGCCGTCCAGGAACGTGCCGAAGCCGAGCAGGCTGCCAAAAGAGCCGCTGAGGATGAAGCTCGcaaggctgctgaggctgagaaggcTGCGCAGCAAGCGTCCAACGACGAAGAGATgaaggatgctgatggcgCCCAGCCTGAGTCCGAGCAGTCTGCGGACCCTAAATAA